In the genome of Budorcas taxicolor isolate Tak-1 chromosome 23, Takin1.1, whole genome shotgun sequence, one region contains:
- the PSD gene encoding PH and SEC7 domain-containing protein 1, with translation MEIAQPYSQGGLDPWCPVAPSAFPPYLCSPILLTPQQFTPCSPSSLAGLSEEHAARSLPTWPGHPCPPSLTPGPSMAQGAMRFCSEGDCAISPPRCPRRWLPEGPVPQSPPASMYGSTGSLLRRVAGPGPRSRELGRVTAPCTPLRGPPSPRIAPSPWAPSSPTGQPRPGAQSSVVIFRFVEKATVRPLNGLPAPGGLSRSWDLGGVSPPRPTPALGPGSHQKLRLEASTSDPLPAGGGSARPGSQGLLQGPPTQPQVGADGLYSSLPNGLGGPSEHLATLFRGPADTGLLNQGDIWSSPREVSSHAQRIARAKWEFFYGSLDPTSSGAKPPEQAPPSPPGVGSGQGSGVAVGRAAKYSETDLDTVPLRCYRETDIDEVLTEREEADSAIESQPSSEGLPGTACPPAPRPGPCLGPHPSLGSGNEDEDEAGGEEDVDDEVFEASEGARPGTRMPHSGPLKSPLPFLPGTSPSADGPDSFSCVFEAILESHRAKGTSYTSLASLEALASPGPTQSPFFTFELPPQPPAPRPDPSAPAPLAPLEPDSGTSSAADGPWTQRGEEEEAEAGAKQAPGRDPPSPCHSEDSFGLGAAPLGSETPLNQLVSDSDSELDSTERLALGSTDTLSNGQKADLEAAQRLAKRLYRLDGFRKADVARHLGKNNDFSKLVAGEYLKFFVFTGMTLDQALRVFLKELALMGETQERERVLAHFSQRYFQCNPGALSSEDGAHTLTCALMLLNTDLHGHNIGKRMTCGDFIGNLEGLNEGGDFPRELLKALYSSIKNEKLQWAIDEEELRRSLSELADPNPKVIKRVSGGSGSGSSPFLDLTPEPGAAVYKHGALVRKVHADPDCRKTPRGKRGWKNFHGILKGMILYLQKEEYQPGKALSEAELKNAISIHHALATRASDYSKRPHVFYLRTADWRVFLFQAPSLEQMQSWITRINVVAAMFSAPPFPAAVSSQKKFSRPLLPSAATRLSQEEQVRTHEAKLKAMASELREHRAMQLAKKARGKEAEEQRQKEAYLEFEKSRYGTYAALLRVKLKAGSEELDAVEAAVAQTGGTQDGLPAPHSSPSLPPNTSSQPRAQCPDSEARAGAGSGRWKP, from the exons ATGGAAATAGCCCAGCCATATTCCCAGGGTGGGCTAGACCCCTGGTGCCCAGTGGCCCCATCTGCTTTCCCTCCCTATCTCTGCTCTCCCATCCTCCTGACTCCCCAGCAGTTCACCCCCTGCTCCCCTTCCTCTCTTGCAGGCCTGTCTGAAGAGCATGCTGCCCGCTCACTCCCCACCTGGCCTGGCCATCCCTGCCCCCCCAGCCTGACCCCCGGCCCCAGCATGGCCCAGGGTGCCATGCGCTTCTGCTCGGAAGGCGACTGTGCCATCTCCCCACCACGATGCCCACGCCGCTGGCTCCCCGAAGGCCCAGTGCCCCAGAGCCCCCCAGCCAGCATGTATGGCAGTACAGGCTCTTTACTCCGGCGAGTAGCAGGTCCAGGTCCCCGAAGCCGGGAGCTTGGACGTGTGACAGCGCCCTGTACACCTCTGCGTGGCCCCCCTTCACCCCGCATTGCTCCCTCACCTTGGGCACCCTCTTCACCCACTGGGCAGCCCCGACCAGGGGCCCAGAGCTCTGTAGTCATATTCCGCTTCGTGGAGAAGGCCACTGTGAGGCCACTGAATGGGCTGCCTGCTCCTGGAGGCTTGAGTCGGAGCTGGGACCTGGGTGGGGTCTCTCCTCCCAGGCCCACCCCAGCCCTCGGGCCTGGCTCCCATCAAAAGTTGAGGCTAGAAGCATCCACATCAGACCCGCTTCCAGCTGGAGGAGGCTCAGCTCGGCCTGGAAGTCAGGGCCTTTTACAGGGGCCACCAACTCAACCCCAGGTTGGAGCAGATGGTCTTTACTCCTCTCTTCCCAATGGGCTGGGGGGCCCCTCTGAGCACCTGGCCACATTATTCCGAGGACCTGCTGACACTGGACTCCTGAACCAG GGGGACATCTGGTCCTCACCACGAGAAGTCTCCTCTCATGCCCAGAGAATCGCTCGAGCCAAATGGGAATTCTTCTATGGCTCTTTGGACCCCACCAGCTCAG GTGCTAAGCCCCCAGAGCAGGCCCCCCCATCTCCACCTGGGGTGGGCTCAGGGCAGGGCTCTGGGGTGGCTGTGGGGCGAGCAGCCAAGTACTCCGAGACGGACCTGGACACAGTGCCCCTGAGGTGCTACCGCGAGACCGACATCGATGAGGTGCTGACTGAGCGGGAAGAGGCTGACTCGGCCATCGAGAGTCAGCCCAGCTCTGAGGGCCTTCCTGGCActgcctgcccacctgccccacGTCCTGGCCCATGCCTTGGCCCTCATCCCAGCCTGGGCAGTGGCAATGAGGATGAGGATGAGGCAGGTGGGGAAGAGGATGTGGACGACGAAGTGTTTGAGGCCTCAGAAGGGGCCCG GCCAGGTACCCGAATGCCTCACTCTGGGCCTCTCAAGTCACCTCTGCCCTTTCTACCTGGGACCAGCCCCTCGGCTGATGGGCCTGACTCTTTCAGTTGTGTGTTTGAAGCCATCTTGGAGTCACACCGGGCCAAGGGCACCTCCTACACCAGCCTCGCCTCGCTGGAGGCCCTGGCCTCACCTGGCCCAACCCAGAGCCCCTTTTTCACCTTCGAGCTGCCtccccaaccccctgcccccaggcctgaTCCGTCTGCTCCTGCCCCACTTGCTCCTCTTGAACCGGATTCTGGTACCAGCTCTGCTGCTGATGGGCCTTGGACAcagagaggggaggaagaggaggcagaggctggagccAAGCAGGCCCCAGGGAGGGATCCCCCTAGTCCTTGCCACTCAGAAGACAGCTTTGGATTGGGGGCAGCACCCCTGGGCAG TGAAACACCCCTGAACCAGCTGGTGTCTGATTCGGACTCCGAGCTGGACAGCACAGAGCGGCTGGCCCTGGGAAGCACTGACACCCTGTCCAACGGGCAGAAGGCAGACCTGGAGGCTGCGCAGCGCCTCGCCAAGAGGCTGTACCGCCTGGATGGCTTCAGGAAGGCGGATGTGGCCCGGCATCTGGGCAAGAA CAATGACTTCAGCAAACTTGTGGCTGGCGAGTACCTGAAGTTTTTTGTCTTCACGGGCATGACTCTGGACCAAGCTCTCAG ggtGTTTCTCAAGGAGCTGGCCTTAATGGGTGAGACCCAGGAACGGGAGCGTGTGCTGGCCCACTTCTCCCAGAGATACTTCCAGTGTAATCCTGGAGCCCTGTCCTCAGAGG ACGGTGCGCACACGCTGACCTGCGCCCTCATGCTACTCAATACGGATCTCCACGGCCAC AACATCGGGAAACGCATGACCTGCGGAGACTTCATTGGTAACCTGGAAGGCCTCAACGAAGGCGGCGACTTCCCCAGAGAGCTGCTCAAG GCCTTGTACAGCTCCATCAAGAATGAAAAGTTGCAATGGGCCAT AGACGAGGAGGAGCTGAGACGCTCTCTGTCTGAGTTGGCCGACCCCAACCCCAAGGTCATCAAGAGGGTCAGCGGGGGCAGTGGCAGTGGCTCCAGCCCTTTCCTGGACCTGACTCCCGAGCCCGGGGCTGCAGTCTACAAGCACGGCGCCCTGGTGCGAAAGGTGCACGCGGACCCTGACTGCAGGAAGA CACCTCGGGGCAAGCGCGGCTGGAAGAACTTCCACGGGATCCTCAAGGGCATGATCCTCTATCTTCAGAAG GAGGAGTACCAACCTGGGAAAGCGCTGTCGGAGGCAGAGCTTAAGAACGCCATCAGCATCCACCACGCGCTGGCCACGCGGGCCAGTGACTACAGCAAGAGGCCGCACGTCTTCTACCTGCGCACTGCTGACTGGCGGGTCTTCCTCTTCCAGGCCCC GAGCCTGGAGCAGATGCAGTCTTGGATCACTCGCATCAACGTGGTGGCTGCCATGTTCTCTGCACCCCCCTTCCCAGCTGCCGTCAGTTCCCAGAAGAAGTTCAGCCGCCCTCTGCTACCCAGCGCTGCCACCCGCCTCTCCCAG GAGGAGCAGGTGCGGACCCACGAGGCCAAGCTGAAGGCCATGGCAAGTGAGTTGAGGGAGCATCGGGCCATGCAACTGGCCAAGAAGGCCCGGGGTAAGGAGGCTGAAGAGCAGCGGCAGAAGGAGGCGTATCTGGAGTTTGAG AAATCCCGCTACGGCACATACGCAGCACTGCTTCGGGTCAAGCTGAAGGCGGGCAGCGAGGAGCTGGATGCGGTGGAGGCAGCAGTGGCCCAGACCGGCGGCACGCAGGATGGACTCCCCGCTCCTCACTCCAGTCCCTCCCTGCCGCCCAACACCTCCAGTCAGCCCCGGGCACAGTGTCCTGACTCAGAGGCTCGGGCAGGGGCAGGCAGTGGGCGGTGGAAGCcctga
- the FBXL15 gene encoding F-box/LRR-repeat protein 15, with the protein MEPPMDPSGGEQEPGAVRLLDLPWEDVLLPHVLSRVPLRQLLWLQRVSRAFRALVQLHLARLRRFDAAQVGPQIPRAALAWLLRDAEGLQELALAPCHEWLSDEDLVPVLARNPQLRSVALAGCGQLSRRALGALAEGCPRLQRLSLAHCDWVDGLALRGLADRCPALEELDLTACRQLKDEAIVYLAQRRGAGLRSLSLAVNANVGDTAVQELARNCPELQHLDLTGCLRVGSDGIRTLAEYCPALRSLRVRHCHHVAEPSLSRLRKRGVDIDVEPPLHQALVLLQDVVGFAPFVNLQV; encoded by the exons ATGGAGCCACCGATGGACCCGTCCGGAGGGGAGCAAGAGCCCGGAGCCGTCAG GCTCCTGGATTTGCCCTGGGAAGACGTGCTACTCCCACACGTCCTGAGCCGGGTGCCGCTGCGCCAGCTGCTCTGGCTGCAGCGCGTCAGTCGGGCTTTCCGGGCACTAGTGCAGCTGCACCTCGCCCGGCTGCGCCGCTTCGACGCCGCTCAG GTGGGTCCGCAGATTCCGCGGGCCGCATTGGCCTGGCTGCTGCGGGACGCCGAGGGGCTGCAGGAGCTGGCGCTGGCGCCGTGTCACGAATGGCTGTCGGACGAGGATCTGGTGCCGGTGTTGGCGCGGAATCCGCAGCTGCGGAGTGTGGCGCTGGCCGGCTGCGGGCAACTGAGCCGCCGCGCGCTGGGGGCGCTGGCCGAGGGCTGCCCCCGCCTGCAGCGCCTTTCGCTCGCGCACTGTGACTGGGTAGATGGGCTGGCGCTGCGCGGCCTCGCTGACCGCTGTCCGGCCCTGGAGGAGCTGGACCTCACCGCCTGCCGACAGCTCAAGGATGAGGCCATCGTATACCTGGCGCAGAGGCGCGGCGCAGGCCTTCGCAGCCTCTCCCTAGCGGTCAACGCCAATGTGGGGGATACCGCCGTCCAGGAGTTGGCTCGGAACTGCCCGGAACTCCAGCACCTCGACCTAACAGGGTGCCTCCGCGTCGGAAGCGACGGTATCAG GACTTTGGCAGAGTACTGCCCAGCGCTGCGCTCCCTGCGGGTGCGGCACTGCCACCACGTGGCCGAGCCCAGCCTAAGCCGCCTGCGGAAGCGCGGTGTGGACATCGACGTTGAGCCGCCGCTGCATCAGGCCCTGGTACTGCTGCAGGACGTGGTGGGCTTCGCACCCTTTGTCAACCTGCAGGTCTGA